In Acaryochloris marina S15, a single genomic region encodes these proteins:
- a CDS encoding class I SAM-dependent methyltransferase, which yields MQALPNPFDLPVAEPIAKLAYETMQRGKNAFGAVHRQVLGNLKSTLYPGLGKVDSLDDETLAYLQHRQADLMEKDWQDAQLGVYPISLLFDNPWEEFFRLYPQVWLDAPQTWARADQKNYQDFSPGIDVDSYPQYYIQNFHHQTDGYLSETSAEIYDLQVELLFGGTADAMRRRILAPLKNGLAAFSAIPASQIRILDVPCGAGRTLKQLRRTFPEAALSGVDLSRTYLQKTNRLLSQDRGSLPQLLQANAESLPYVDNYFHGVSSVFLFHELPAPARQNVMNECFRVLQPGGTFVICDSIQLDDSPELKTAIDGFPAMMHEPYYRHYSTDNIVERLQNAGFVDIETDVHFMSKYFTARKPA from the coding sequence ATGCAAGCCTTACCTAATCCTTTTGATCTGCCTGTAGCTGAACCTATAGCTAAACTTGCTTACGAGACGATGCAACGAGGTAAGAACGCATTTGGTGCCGTTCATCGTCAAGTCTTAGGCAACCTAAAAAGCACGCTCTATCCTGGTTTAGGTAAGGTAGATTCCCTAGATGATGAGACCCTTGCATACCTCCAACATCGCCAAGCAGACTTGATGGAAAAAGACTGGCAAGATGCCCAGTTAGGGGTCTATCCCATCAGTTTGCTGTTTGATAATCCTTGGGAAGAGTTTTTTCGCCTTTACCCTCAAGTTTGGTTAGATGCGCCTCAAACTTGGGCAAGAGCTGATCAAAAAAACTACCAGGATTTTTCCCCTGGGATTGATGTTGATAGCTATCCCCAATACTATATTCAGAATTTTCACCACCAAACCGATGGCTATCTGAGTGAAACATCTGCTGAAATTTATGACTTGCAGGTTGAACTCCTATTTGGCGGTACGGCTGATGCCATGCGCCGTCGGATTCTGGCCCCGCTAAAAAACGGATTAGCTGCATTCTCCGCTATTCCTGCCAGCCAGATTCGGATCTTGGATGTTCCTTGTGGTGCTGGACGGACGTTGAAGCAGTTACGGAGAACTTTTCCTGAGGCCGCTTTATCTGGTGTAGATTTGTCTCGCACTTATTTGCAAAAAACGAATCGACTGCTCTCGCAGGATCGAGGCAGTTTACCTCAGTTGTTGCAGGCCAATGCCGAGTCCTTACCTTACGTGGATAACTATTTTCACGGTGTCAGTAGCGTTTTTCTGTTCCATGAATTACCTGCACCAGCACGACAAAACGTGATGAATGAATGTTTCCGAGTACTGCAGCCAGGAGGGACTTTCGTGATTTGTGATTCCATTCAGCTAGATGATTCTCCAGAACTTAAAACAGCAATCGATGGCTTCCCAGCGATGATGCATGAACCCTACTACCGTCATTACAGCACCGATAATATTGTCGAACGTCTTCAGAATGCGGGTTTTGTAGATATTGAGACAGACGTACATTTTATGAGTAAATATTTTACTGCTCGTAAACCTGCCTAG
- a CDS encoding DUF924 family protein — translation MESPETICEFWFGPSQDDLEVAQQQSKLWWSKNPDVDTAIKARFSRYLAKTARGELEVWQQTPLGTLALILLTDQFSRNMYRDTAEAFAYDAIARMLCKQSLKDGIDQSLRPIQRVFFYMPLEHSESLADQEHCIQLFQRLAAECEPPLKDTFERYIDFAVRHRDIIDRFGRFPHRNAILHRNSTQTEIEFLQTPGSSF, via the coding sequence ATGGAATCTCCTGAAACCATCTGCGAATTTTGGTTTGGACCCAGCCAGGATGACTTAGAAGTCGCCCAACAACAGTCCAAGCTCTGGTGGTCAAAAAATCCTGACGTTGATACGGCAATCAAAGCCCGCTTCTCTAGGTATCTCGCCAAGACTGCCAGGGGTGAACTAGAGGTATGGCAGCAGACCCCGCTCGGCACATTGGCGTTGATTTTGTTGACGGATCAGTTCTCTCGCAACATGTATCGGGACACAGCAGAAGCGTTTGCTTATGATGCGATCGCAAGAATGCTCTGTAAACAAAGCTTAAAAGATGGGATCGATCAATCCTTACGTCCCATACAGCGAGTGTTTTTTTACATGCCTTTAGAGCACTCTGAATCCTTGGCAGACCAAGAACATTGCATTCAACTCTTCCAACGCCTTGCAGCAGAATGCGAACCACCCTTAAAGGATACCTTTGAGCGCTATATTGACTTTGCAGTTCGGCATCGAGATATCATTGACCGCTTTGGCCGATTTCCTCACCGCAACGCCATCCTTCACCGAAACTCAACCCAGACCGAAATAGAGTTCCTACAAACCCCTGGATCATCATTCTAG
- the aroF gene encoding 3-deoxy-7-phosphoheptulonate synthase, whose protein sequence is MIIVFKSGAPDAEIQSLDQEMRDWGLTPEKIVGQHKVVIGLVGETAELDPDQIKDLNPWIESVLRVEKPYKRVSRAFRHGEASRIEVPTPKGSVFFGEQDPIVLVAGPCSVENEAMIVETAQRVSAAGASFLRGGAYKPRTSPYAFQGHGESALGLLAAAREASGLGIITEVMDTADVEKVADVADVLQIGARNMQNFPLLKAAGAQPNPVLLKRGLSATIDEWLMAAEYILAAGNANVILCERGIRTFDRQHLRNTLDLAAVAVLRTLTHLPIMVDPSHGTGWAQFVPALAKAAIAVGTDSLMIEVHPNPAKALSDGPQSLTPDQFDALTQELGVIGHAVGRWPQALAAKA, encoded by the coding sequence ATGATCATCGTCTTCAAAAGCGGTGCACCTGACGCAGAAATTCAGTCCCTCGATCAAGAAATGCGGGATTGGGGGCTGACGCCAGAGAAAATTGTGGGGCAACATAAGGTTGTTATTGGCCTCGTCGGTGAGACGGCTGAACTCGATCCCGATCAAATCAAGGATTTAAATCCTTGGATTGAATCAGTGCTGCGGGTCGAGAAACCCTATAAACGGGTTAGCCGAGCATTTCGCCATGGAGAAGCTAGCCGCATAGAGGTACCGACCCCTAAAGGATCTGTGTTCTTCGGTGAGCAAGATCCAATTGTGCTCGTTGCCGGTCCCTGCTCTGTAGAAAATGAAGCCATGATTGTGGAGACGGCCCAACGAGTCTCTGCAGCCGGAGCATCTTTTTTGCGCGGTGGAGCCTATAAACCACGCACCTCTCCCTATGCCTTCCAAGGCCATGGTGAAAGTGCCTTAGGTCTATTGGCTGCTGCCCGTGAGGCATCAGGTCTGGGAATTATTACCGAAGTAATGGATACAGCCGATGTCGAGAAAGTGGCTGATGTAGCTGATGTGCTCCAGATTGGAGCCCGCAATATGCAGAATTTCCCCCTCCTCAAAGCAGCTGGGGCACAACCCAACCCCGTGTTACTCAAGCGAGGGTTATCCGCCACCATTGATGAATGGCTGATGGCTGCAGAATATATCTTGGCAGCAGGGAACGCCAATGTGATTCTGTGTGAGCGAGGCATCCGCACCTTTGATCGGCAACATTTACGGAATACCTTGGATCTCGCAGCAGTCGCCGTATTGCGCACCCTTACCCACTTACCCATCATGGTTGATCCCAGTCATGGCACGGGTTGGGCACAGTTTGTTCCGGCATTGGCAAAAGCTGCGATCGCAGTCGGTACTGATTCCCTAATGATTGAAGTCCATCCCAACCCAGCCAAAGCTCTGTCCGACGGCCCCCAATCTTTGACCCCCGATCAGTTTGATGCCTTAACCCAAGAGTTAGGGGTGATTGGTCATGCAGTCGGTCGCTGGCCTCAAGCCCTTGCAGCCAAAGCCTAA
- a CDS encoding PAM68 family protein: MAPKTEGNNANNKTGFGLDLAEASATDNKKKAKSAPNLSAKASKSKKKQKKAKGSKRDAPSSIIPKVVSNRMIRRVGIFSGIPTLFAFLTIPASYLVTERGWIDFPSTVVLFISITCLGLGLVGVSYGIISASWDEGLDGSALGISEFRLNLGRIQERRKFQKEDRKRLKEEKAQAEKEAAKAEKASAKAESTEPTAEASEEESASS, encoded by the coding sequence ATGGCTCCCAAAACTGAAGGTAATAACGCCAATAACAAAACTGGCTTCGGTTTAGACTTAGCCGAGGCTTCGGCTACTGATAACAAGAAGAAAGCCAAATCTGCTCCTAATCTGTCTGCTAAAGCTTCTAAGTCGAAGAAAAAGCAGAAAAAAGCAAAAGGGTCAAAGCGAGACGCTCCTTCTTCTATTATTCCTAAAGTTGTTAGCAACCGGATGATTCGGCGTGTTGGGATCTTTTCTGGCATCCCCACACTATTCGCTTTTTTAACTATCCCAGCTAGCTATTTGGTCACGGAGCGAGGGTGGATAGATTTTCCCAGCACCGTAGTGTTATTTATTAGCATTACCTGCCTGGGACTCGGTCTCGTAGGCGTTAGCTATGGGATCATTTCTGCTTCCTGGGATGAAGGCCTCGACGGATCTGCCCTGGGGATTAGCGAGTTCAGACTGAACTTAGGCCGGATCCAAGAACGTCGCAAATTCCAAAAGGAAGATCGAAAGCGTCTCAAAGAAGAAAAAGCGCAAGCAGAAAAAGAAGCAGCCAAAGCAGAGAAGGCGTCTGCTAAAGCAGAATCAACCGAACCTACAGCCGAAGCCTCTGAAGAGGAGTCAGCTAGCTCGTAA
- the rpsO gene encoding 30S ribosomal protein S15, producing the protein MALLQEKKHEIIDAYQVHETDTGSADVQVAMLTERISKLSDHLKTNKKDHSSRRGLLKMIGQRKRLLTYIMKKDQAHYRELIKRLGIRG; encoded by the coding sequence ATGGCTTTGTTGCAAGAAAAGAAACACGAAATTATTGATGCCTATCAAGTCCATGAGACTGATACAGGTTCAGCAGACGTCCAGGTTGCCATGCTAACTGAGCGGATCAGCAAGCTGAGTGACCATCTCAAGACCAACAAAAAAGACCATTCTTCCCGCCGGGGTCTTTTGAAAATGATTGGTCAGCGTAAGCGCCTGTTGACCTATATCATGAAAAAAGATCAAGCCCATTACCGTGAGCTAATTAAACGCTTGGGTATTCGGGGTTAA
- the larE gene encoding ATP-dependent sacrificial sulfur transferase LarE, producing the protein MTVQDKLQQLQTLFAQMERALIAYSGGIDSTLVAKVAFDVLGDQALAITANSPSLLPEDFEDAQVQAADMGIPHRVVATHEMDNPNYTTNPVNRCYFCKSELYDTLKPLATELGYAYVVDGVNADDLQDYRPGIRAAKERGTRSPLAEVGITKLEVREISKLLGLSWWDKPAQPCLSSRFPYGEEITVEKLRRVGQAERYLRKLGWSTLRVRSQGDTARIELPAADIQTFTHQTELPQLVSAFKTYGFIYVTLDLEGFVSGKLNQELPLVSSMP; encoded by the coding sequence ATGACGGTTCAGGATAAGCTACAACAACTGCAAACCCTCTTTGCCCAAATGGAACGTGCCCTGATTGCCTATTCAGGGGGCATCGATAGCACTTTAGTGGCAAAAGTGGCCTTTGATGTGCTGGGAGATCAAGCTCTAGCCATTACTGCCAATTCGCCGTCACTGCTGCCAGAAGATTTTGAAGATGCTCAGGTGCAGGCGGCAGACATGGGCATTCCCCATCGAGTCGTTGCGACTCATGAGATGGACAATCCCAATTACACGACGAATCCGGTGAATCGCTGCTATTTCTGTAAAAGCGAACTCTATGACACTTTAAAGCCCCTGGCTACAGAATTGGGCTATGCCTATGTGGTGGATGGGGTGAATGCGGATGATCTCCAAGATTACCGCCCCGGAATTCGGGCGGCGAAGGAGCGAGGCACGAGATCACCCCTGGCAGAGGTGGGGATCACGAAGCTTGAAGTACGAGAAATTTCGAAGCTATTGGGTTTATCCTGGTGGGACAAACCGGCTCAACCTTGCTTGAGTTCTCGCTTTCCCTATGGGGAAGAAATTACGGTTGAGAAGCTGCGACGGGTAGGCCAGGCAGAACGCTATCTTCGCAAGTTGGGTTGGTCGACGTTAAGGGTGCGATCTCAAGGTGATACGGCCCGAATCGAACTTCCTGCTGCTGACATTCAAACGTTTACCCATCAGACCGAACTCCCTCAATTGGTTTCAGCGTTTAAAACCTATGGATTTATTTACGTCACTCTTGATTTAGAAGGCTTTGTCAGCGGCAAACTCAATCAGGAACTGCCTTTGGTTTCGTCAATGCCTTAA
- a CDS encoding branched-chain amino acid ABC transporter permease, translated as MDLVLDLAQLFINGIAVGSIIALAAVGLTLTYGILRLPNFAHGDFMTTGAFLTYLFNTQVLNHVVFGVDWLDSLFAQANVWISIILATIVTIGGFLVCEFLIWAKMRDRRATSTTLIIISIGLALFIRNGIIFIWGGGNKSYNLPVAKAAEILGVVKIPYYRLIVIGLAILAVVGLHCLLQYTKIGKAMRAVADDIDLASVSGIDVSRVVLWTWVLAGGLTALSGGMYGLITAVRPNMGWFLILPMFASVVLGGIGNPYGAIAGAMVIGIAQEVSTYWLPTEYKLAIALLAMVLVLLVRPQGLFRGTI; from the coding sequence ATGGATCTAGTCCTAGATCTGGCACAGCTATTTATTAACGGAATTGCTGTGGGCAGCATTATTGCCCTAGCAGCAGTCGGTCTGACCTTAACCTATGGCATTCTCCGTTTGCCGAATTTTGCCCACGGGGACTTTATGACCACGGGGGCGTTTCTGACCTATCTGTTTAATACCCAAGTTCTAAATCACGTGGTATTTGGGGTGGACTGGTTAGATAGTTTGTTTGCCCAAGCCAATGTTTGGATCTCGATTATTCTCGCTACGATCGTTACGATTGGTGGATTCTTGGTTTGCGAGTTTCTGATCTGGGCCAAGATGCGCGATCGCAGAGCCACATCCACGACGCTGATCATTATTTCGATTGGTCTGGCGTTGTTTATTCGCAACGGCATTATCTTTATCTGGGGTGGGGGCAATAAAAGCTATAACTTGCCTGTGGCCAAGGCCGCTGAAATTTTGGGCGTGGTTAAAATCCCCTATTACCGTTTGATCGTGATTGGTCTGGCAATCTTGGCAGTGGTCGGTCTGCATTGCTTATTGCAGTACACCAAAATCGGAAAGGCGATGCGAGCCGTGGCGGATGATATTGATCTTGCGAGTGTTTCAGGGATTGATGTCAGCCGGGTGGTGCTGTGGACCTGGGTGTTAGCCGGAGGCTTAACGGCTTTGAGTGGAGGCATGTATGGTCTGATTACAGCAGTGCGACCGAATATGGGCTGGTTTCTGATTTTGCCCATGTTTGCCTCGGTGGTACTGGGAGGGATTGGCAATCCCTATGGTGCGATCGCAGGTGCAATGGTCATCGGTATCGCTCAAGAAGTAAGCACCTACTGGCTCCCCACGGAATACAAACTTGCGATCGCGCTTTTAGCAATGGTGTTAGTCCTCCTCGTACGCCCACAGGGACTATTTAGAGGAACGATTTAA
- a CDS encoding metal-dependent hydrolase: MAPDFDYVVPFLYPSANAGLCITHSLCCALLLPTLTIVCLRVLGCDRKSLSKATAQLTLASLSHIGLDLLVGVTALPLLWPINSNVFKLPFGLLPSAGKPSLSNYYFYYNLGIEMGALIPLSCGLIISQYKRLSVWRWGIISLLLSVSAYFMNWAYGLSR; the protein is encoded by the coding sequence ATCGCACCTGACTTCGATTATGTTGTACCTTTCTTATATCCCAGTGCCAATGCAGGATTGTGCATTACTCATTCCCTCTGCTGCGCTCTGCTTTTACCCACTCTCACCATTGTTTGTCTGAGAGTATTGGGATGCGATCGCAAATCCCTCTCCAAGGCCACAGCACAGTTGACCTTAGCAAGTTTGTCCCACATCGGCTTAGACCTTTTAGTGGGCGTCACTGCTTTGCCCCTACTGTGGCCTATCAACAGCAATGTATTTAAGCTCCCATTCGGTCTCCTTCCCAGTGCAGGCAAGCCCAGCCTGTCCAACTACTATTTCTACTACAACTTAGGCATTGAAATGGGCGCACTGATTCCCTTAAGCTGTGGCCTAATCATTAGCCAATACAAAAGACTATCCGTGTGGAGATGGGGAATTATTAGCCTGCTCTTGTCAGTGTCGGCCTATTTCATGAATTGGGCCTATGGGTTAAGTCGCTAG
- a CDS encoding macro domain-containing protein, whose product MELHLVDQNPAVVTAWQTSFAHIEGVFIHPGDILSIAEDTIVSPANSYGYMDGGIDNLYIKFFGLKTQTTLHKIIEKRLEGYLPIGCAEIIKTDHHRIPYMIAAPTMVTPEAIPSKNCFYAMIAILNLASQYPHIGKIFCPGLGTGIGCVEPTLAAQEMAMAYRKWLYCSPA is encoded by the coding sequence ATGGAACTCCATCTTGTTGATCAAAATCCAGCTGTAGTCACGGCTTGGCAAACCTCTTTTGCCCATATTGAAGGGGTGTTTATTCACCCAGGAGATATCCTTTCGATCGCTGAAGATACGATTGTTTCCCCAGCCAATAGTTATGGATATATGGATGGAGGAATTGATAATTTATATATCAAGTTCTTCGGATTAAAAACACAGACAACACTGCATAAGATAATCGAAAAAAGATTAGAAGGATATTTACCCATTGGCTGCGCTGAAATCATAAAAACAGATCACCACCGAATACCGTATATGATTGCCGCGCCAACAATGGTAACTCCAGAAGCAATACCTTCGAAAAACTGTTTTTATGCAATGATAGCTATCTTGAATTTAGCTTCACAATATCCACACATTGGCAAAATTTTCTGTCCGGGGCTAGGAACAGGTATCGGTTGTGTTGAACCTACTCTTGCAGCCCAGGAGATGGCAATGGCTTACAGGAAGTGGTTATATTGTTCCCCAGCTTGA
- a CDS encoding HAD family phosphatase has translation MNEPASISPQSQVVANSTLPLQALIFDMDGVLCDTMPYHLDAWLQYSATIPELAVASRDRLEQMGGKRNEDLLPELLGHPVSDADIQRWGSEKEAVYRSLIKDEIQWMPGLISFLQQAQAAGLKLGLGTSACRENVDLLMEQDQLGGFFAAQVIETDVERGKPDPQCYLLVAERLGVSPDQCLVFEDAIVGTQAARNAGMRCWGVLTTHSEPELKQAGAEYCIQDFTDPALKSLAKG, from the coding sequence ATGAATGAACCAGCTTCTATTTCTCCTCAAAGTCAGGTCGTTGCGAATTCTACATTGCCTTTGCAAGCCCTAATTTTCGATATGGATGGGGTTCTTTGCGATACGATGCCCTATCACCTGGATGCTTGGCTGCAATATAGTGCGACGATTCCAGAATTAGCCGTGGCTAGCCGAGACCGTTTAGAGCAAATGGGGGGAAAACGGAATGAAGATCTGTTGCCTGAGTTGTTAGGACATCCTGTTTCTGATGCCGATATTCAGCGCTGGGGGTCTGAGAAGGAAGCCGTTTATCGCTCTTTAATCAAGGATGAGATTCAGTGGATGCCGGGGCTAATTTCATTTTTGCAACAGGCTCAGGCCGCAGGGCTCAAGCTAGGATTAGGAACCTCTGCCTGTCGGGAAAATGTGGACTTATTGATGGAGCAAGATCAACTCGGGGGCTTCTTTGCTGCCCAGGTGATCGAAACGGATGTGGAACGAGGCAAACCTGATCCTCAGTGCTATCTGTTAGTGGCAGAACGGTTGGGGGTTTCACCGGATCAATGTTTGGTATTTGAAGATGCGATCGTAGGTACGCAAGCGGCGCGAAATGCGGGAATGCGATGCTGGGGTGTCCTCACCACTCACTCAGAACCAGAACTGAAACAGGCGGGTGCTGAATACTGTATCCAAGACTTTACCGATCCGGCTCTCAAATCACTAGCAAAAGGATGA
- a CDS encoding DUF4079 domain-containing protein, with translation MTLSKLLYWTYTFIHPVLMWTLLGICIYAMTLGLKIRTTRTTTDKDLRKSLIKQRFNIKHHQIGALLLSVMVLGAIGGMGVTYINNGKLFVGAHLLAGLGMTGLVAILASLTPLMQRGSQTARNVHLWLSILILGLFGWEALTGMQIVQRIIEQG, from the coding sequence ATGACTTTGTCAAAACTCTTGTACTGGACCTATACCTTCATTCATCCAGTCCTGATGTGGACATTATTAGGCATCTGTATCTATGCAATGACTTTAGGGCTGAAGATTCGCACCACTCGCACCACCACAGATAAAGATCTGCGTAAATCCCTGATCAAGCAGCGGTTCAATATCAAACATCACCAAATTGGGGCATTGTTGCTATCAGTCATGGTCCTTGGGGCAATTGGCGGTATGGGAGTCACCTATATCAACAACGGCAAGCTATTTGTGGGAGCTCACCTATTAGCAGGGTTGGGCATGACAGGACTTGTAGCAATTCTTGCCAGTCTCACTCCCCTGATGCAGCGGGGGAGTCAAACCGCTCGCAATGTCCATTTATGGCTGAGTATATTGATTCTAGGCCTCTTCGGTTGGGAGGCACTTACCGGTATGCAAATTGTGCAACGGATTATCGAACAGGGCTAG
- a CDS encoding DoxX family protein, translating into MTSTASSNRWLTLLFQSTSDTTVWFQVALTILRVVVSFFMIHNGLDKLADVDGFATNVVANGMGLPFPVFLTYCSAYAEIIGSILLILGLLSRPAALSLFFTMAMAIYFHLKVDGLQIGSFETATLYACAFLFFLVNGGGQYSLDALISKQLNGSND; encoded by the coding sequence ATGACCTCTACAGCAAGTTCCAATCGTTGGCTCACACTTTTATTTCAGTCCACCTCGGACACGACCGTTTGGTTCCAAGTAGCCTTGACGATCTTGCGAGTCGTCGTGAGCTTTTTCATGATTCACAATGGCTTGGATAAGCTAGCCGATGTGGACGGGTTTGCCACCAACGTGGTTGCTAATGGCATGGGCCTCCCATTTCCCGTGTTTCTCACCTATTGCTCTGCCTATGCCGAAATCATCGGCTCCATTCTGCTGATTTTAGGTCTGCTGAGTCGGCCTGCAGCCTTGTCTTTGTTCTTCACCATGGCCATGGCAATTTACTTCCACCTCAAAGTCGATGGCCTGCAAATTGGGTCTTTTGAAACCGCCACCCTTTATGCCTGTGCGTTTCTATTTTTCCTCGTCAATGGCGGGGGGCAATATTCTCTCGATGCGCTGATTAGCAAGCAACTCAACGGATCTAACGATTAA
- the dnaB gene encoding replicative DNA helicase, giving the protein MVYELDFQPASDRLPPQNVEAEESILGGILLDPEAIGRVADLLRPETFYLSAHQEIYRAALNLHGQGSPTDLMCVTAWLQDHDLLDKVGGQGKLAQLVDRTVSAINIDQYAALIKDKFLRRQLIKGATEVMQLAYDTSKTLETVLDEAEQQIFNVTQDRVRQGLVATEDILASTFADLEQRSLGQVLPGLSCNFYDLDAMTQGFQRSDLIIVAGRPAMGKTALALQIARQICEIHNLGVAIFSLEMSKEQLVQRMLAGEAGIDSNYLRAGRINQTQWEPLSRAIGKLSQLSIYIDDSPNPSITELRSNARRLQSEHPEGLGMILLDYLQLMGGEATDGRVQEISKITRALKGLARELNVPVVALSQLSRGVESRTNKRPLMSDLRESGSIEQDADLIVLLYRDDYYDPDSAERGICELNIAKHRNGPVGTVKLLFEPKLTRFFNLAKSEGMG; this is encoded by the coding sequence ATGGTTTACGAGCTAGATTTTCAGCCTGCTAGCGATCGCTTACCCCCACAGAATGTTGAAGCCGAAGAATCCATTCTGGGGGGTATTCTTCTGGACCCCGAAGCCATTGGCCGAGTTGCAGATTTACTGCGACCCGAGACCTTTTATCTCAGTGCGCATCAAGAAATTTATCGTGCCGCACTGAATCTTCATGGCCAAGGCAGCCCCACTGATTTGATGTGTGTGACCGCTTGGCTGCAAGATCATGATCTCCTCGACAAAGTGGGAGGCCAAGGCAAGCTAGCTCAGTTGGTGGATCGCACGGTCAGCGCCATTAATATTGACCAATATGCGGCCCTGATCAAAGACAAGTTTTTGCGGCGGCAGTTGATCAAGGGAGCGACAGAGGTCATGCAACTGGCCTATGACACCTCCAAAACCTTGGAAACGGTTCTGGACGAAGCTGAACAACAAATTTTTAACGTTACCCAAGATCGGGTTCGGCAAGGATTGGTCGCCACGGAAGATATTTTGGCGAGTACCTTCGCTGATTTAGAACAGCGATCTTTAGGGCAAGTCTTACCAGGATTATCCTGCAACTTCTACGATTTGGATGCCATGACCCAAGGTTTCCAGCGGTCAGATTTGATTATTGTGGCGGGTCGTCCTGCCATGGGTAAGACGGCACTCGCCCTACAAATTGCTCGTCAAATTTGTGAAATCCATAATTTGGGCGTCGCTATCTTTAGTTTGGAGATGTCTAAAGAGCAGTTAGTTCAACGGATGCTGGCTGGAGAGGCCGGTATTGACAGTAACTACCTGCGGGCTGGACGGATTAATCAAACCCAGTGGGAACCCCTGAGTCGAGCCATTGGTAAGCTCTCTCAGCTCTCGATTTATATTGATGATTCGCCTAATCCCTCGATTACGGAACTGCGGTCCAATGCTCGACGCCTACAATCAGAGCATCCCGAAGGCTTGGGAATGATTTTATTAGACTATCTCCAGCTCATGGGCGGGGAGGCTACAGATGGGCGTGTGCAGGAAATTTCTAAAATTACCCGAGCTTTGAAAGGCTTAGCTCGTGAGCTAAATGTCCCGGTTGTGGCCCTATCTCAGCTTAGTCGGGGTGTAGAATCCCGGACCAACAAACGTCCTTTGATGTCTGACTTAAGAGAATCTGGTTCCATTGAGCAGGATGCAGATTTAATTGTTCTTCTGTATCGGGATGATTATTATGATCCTGACAGCGCGGAGAGAGGCATCTGCGAACTCAATATTGCCAAACACCGAAACGGTCCTGTGGGTACGGTAAAACTGCTGTTTGAACCCAAGCTAACCCGCTTTTTTAATTTGGCAAAATCGGAAGGAATGGGTTGA
- the rplI gene encoding 50S ribosomal protein L9: MGKRVQLVLNEDVRKLGYSGDLVEVAPGFARNYLIPKGIAYRATPGVLKQIEYRKAEELKRLEGIKDEAAKQKVALQTIGTFRIEQKAGEEEMLFGRVTSPDVAELIANISGFEIDKRGIDIPDIRKLGTYSVDIKLHPEIIATVKVEVVPL; this comes from the coding sequence ATGGGAAAACGCGTTCAGCTCGTATTGAATGAAGATGTCAGAAAACTAGGTTATTCAGGAGACCTAGTAGAAGTTGCGCCTGGATTTGCCCGCAACTATTTAATTCCGAAGGGAATCGCTTATCGAGCCACTCCTGGTGTACTCAAGCAGATTGAGTATCGCAAAGCCGAAGAACTCAAGCGCTTAGAAGGCATTAAGGACGAGGCCGCGAAACAAAAAGTCGCCCTCCAAACCATTGGCACCTTCCGCATTGAGCAAAAAGCAGGCGAAGAAGAGATGCTATTCGGTCGAGTCACCTCTCCTGACGTTGCCGAACTCATCGCTAATATCAGCGGTTTCGAAATCGATAAGCGAGGCATCGATATCCCCGATATCCGCAAGCTGGGAACTTACTCCGTGGATATTAAACTCCACCCAGAAATAATTGCTACTGTCAAAGTGGAAGTTGTTCCTCTATAA
- a CDS encoding FHA domain-containing protein — protein sequence MRQQTHHFKQHHYLVVNTKPKKIVTLMNWKYTIGRDSSNDIVVANDMISRIHATVEKISDLSQGTYQYQLIDGTVNGKSSFNGVFVNGNRVQSHTLVNGDRILFGGVVKAVFHSSSRLINKEEFFADFSQITQYSCSSRLDENEATTIML from the coding sequence ATGCGTCAGCAAACACATCACTTCAAGCAGCATCATTATCTTGTTGTTAATACAAAACCTAAAAAGATAGTCACATTAATGAATTGGAAATATACCATTGGTCGGGATTCATCTAATGACATAGTAGTGGCCAACGATATGATTTCACGTATCCATGCAACTGTAGAGAAGATATCTGATTTAAGTCAAGGAACCTATCAATATCAACTGATTGATGGAACAGTTAATGGTAAATCGAGTTTCAACGGTGTCTTTGTCAATGGCAACCGTGTTCAGAGTCACACTCTAGTTAATGGCGATCGAATTTTATTTGGAGGAGTGGTCAAAGCGGTTTTTCATTCATCTAGTCGGCTCATAAATAAAGAGGAATTTTTTGCTGATTTTTCGCAGATCACTCAATATAGTTGCTCATCCCGATTAGATGAGAATGAGGCGACAACGATTATGTTGTAA